A window of the Chthonomonas sp. genome harbors these coding sequences:
- a CDS encoding iron-sulfur cluster assembly scaffold protein codes for MFSPLALDHINNMRNVGPLSSATHYGVAGVPGDGPFMELWFQVAGENIERGAYKTYGCPTSIACGSLIAELLQGKPVATAHLWTEEDLKQLLGEIPEGKGDCPPRAIAALQSAFEN; via the coding sequence ATGTTCAGTCCGCTAGCATTGGACCATATCAACAACATGCGCAATGTTGGTCCGCTCTCCAGTGCCACCCACTACGGCGTGGCGGGAGTTCCCGGTGATGGTCCTTTCATGGAGCTGTGGTTCCAGGTCGCAGGTGAGAACATCGAGCGCGGAGCGTACAAGACGTACGGTTGTCCCACGAGTATTGCGTGCGGAAGCCTCATCGCTGAGTTGCTGCAGGGCAAACCGGTCGCCACTGCGCATCTTTGGACGGAAGAAGACTTGAAGCAACTACTGGGCGAGATTCCGGAAGGAAAGGGAGATTGCCCTCCTCGGGCTATCGCAGCGTTACAGAGTGCATTTGAGAACTGA
- a CDS encoding recombinase family protein gives MPAVIYARKSSESEDRQVQSLDDQLNVLRSLARERTITIETEYLESKSAKDPFARPEFERLIKSIEQGIVSEVFTWALNRLSRNPVDGGRIAHLLQTGKLRKIVTPTKVYDSEDSALLLAVENGMSTAFIQDLRRNVKRGLTSKADKGWAPYKAKLGYRNNLETKEIDADPAAFELVKQGWQLFIEGWTVSAIESHLRSLGLMHYVRGKVSQPLRKGYMYKVFSDPFYAGKFRYKNELRSGAHTPMISEEQFALAQKRLRAKPGRAGKFAPKKFTFGGIFRCSRCGCAITAQTKRKYGVDGNLKGTYTYYHCTGHKGCPKTAIRAEALEEALMDLMQSIALPGWLVEVARADVARMIERDLAALSTTASEIEGRMSAIQRKLERLLELRLEEAIGQAEFDQARRQLISEKAKESEQLALQGSYVNRAMGYLDQELTKCVRAHEYSITPQEALLVAMAQTLSGEISFVPGGVKIQPQELLGEIIRFRPLIISSVSRETSDFRHSNCIWQAFCEQLHTLARLRDDA, from the coding sequence ATGCCCGCAGTCATCTACGCCCGAAAGTCGAGTGAATCAGAAGACCGTCAGGTGCAGAGCCTGGATGATCAGTTGAACGTACTTCGAAGCTTGGCCAGGGAGCGGACGATAACAATCGAGACCGAGTACCTGGAATCCAAGAGCGCCAAGGACCCCTTCGCGAGGCCCGAGTTTGAACGGCTCATCAAGAGTATTGAGCAGGGCATCGTCTCTGAGGTCTTCACATGGGCGCTCAATCGACTGTCTCGAAACCCTGTCGATGGGGGACGAATCGCTCATCTCTTGCAAACAGGAAAGCTTCGCAAGATCGTAACGCCAACCAAAGTGTACGACTCCGAAGACAGTGCGCTTCTGCTTGCGGTGGAGAATGGGATGAGCACAGCCTTTATTCAGGACCTGAGGCGGAACGTGAAGCGTGGCCTCACGAGCAAGGCCGACAAAGGATGGGCTCCGTACAAGGCGAAGCTCGGATACCGCAACAATCTTGAAACGAAAGAGATCGATGCTGACCCAGCGGCGTTCGAACTGGTGAAGCAGGGTTGGCAGCTCTTCATCGAAGGGTGGACCGTTAGCGCAATCGAATCGCACCTGCGAAGCCTTGGGTTGATGCACTACGTTCGTGGCAAAGTGTCACAACCCCTACGAAAGGGATACATGTATAAGGTCTTTTCTGACCCATTCTACGCAGGCAAGTTTCGCTACAAGAACGAGCTTCGAAGCGGCGCACACACGCCGATGATCTCCGAAGAGCAGTTTGCCCTTGCGCAGAAGCGGCTCCGTGCAAAACCCGGCCGCGCCGGAAAGTTCGCGCCAAAGAAGTTCACGTTCGGAGGCATTTTTCGGTGCTCCCGCTGCGGCTGCGCGATCACCGCTCAAACAAAGCGCAAATACGGGGTGGATGGCAATCTCAAAGGAACCTACACCTACTACCACTGCACTGGCCACAAGGGATGTCCTAAGACGGCTATTCGGGCCGAAGCGCTTGAGGAAGCTCTCATGGACCTAATGCAGAGCATCGCCTTGCCTGGGTGGCTTGTGGAGGTCGCAAGGGCCGATGTGGCCAGGATGATAGAACGGGATTTGGCGGCATTGTCGACGACCGCGAGCGAGATCGAAGGTCGTATGAGCGCGATCCAGCGGAAGCTTGAACGGCTCCTTGAGCTTCGCCTTGAGGAAGCCATCGGCCAAGCAGAGTTTGATCAAGCGAGAAGGCAGCTGATATCTGAGAAAGCCAAGGAATCGGAGCAACTTGCCCTTCAGGGAAGCTACGTGAACCGAGCAATGGGCTACCTTGATCAGGAACTCACTAAGTGCGTCCGGGCGCACGAGTACTCGATCACACCTCAGGAGGCACTCCTCGTTGCGATGGCGCAGACGCTCAGTGGTGAAATCTCCTTTGTGCCTGGCGGTGTGAAAATCCAACCTCAGGAACTGCTTGGGGAAATCATTCGTTTCAGACCGCTCATTATCAGCTCTGTGAGCAGAGAAACCAGTGATTTTCGGCACTCGAATTGTATCTGGCAGGCCTTTTGCGAGCAATTACACACCCTCGCGCGGTTGCGTGATGACGCGTAA
- the radC gene encoding DNA repair protein RadC, giving the protein MENEPFQSEYPVVRVRLIRETTTCQIQLSSPEDAMKICEVFLVEEDREHLIVLMLSAKNDLIGVHTVSIGNLTASIVSPREVFKAAILANACSIILAHNHPSGDPEPSVEDIEVTRVIRLAGELLQIHLIDHIIVGRPGRSVSLKRRDLL; this is encoded by the coding sequence ATGGAGAACGAACCTTTCCAATCCGAGTATCCCGTCGTGCGCGTCCGGCTGATCCGCGAGACCACCACATGCCAAATCCAACTCTCAAGTCCCGAGGATGCGATGAAGATATGCGAGGTGTTCCTCGTCGAGGAGGACCGTGAGCACCTCATCGTTCTGATGCTGAGTGCCAAGAACGATCTGATTGGCGTTCATACCGTCAGCATCGGCAACCTCACCGCTTCCATCGTCAGCCCCCGGGAGGTGTTCAAAGCAGCGATCCTGGCGAATGCATGCTCGATTATCCTTGCCCACAACCACCCTTCTGGAGACCCGGAGCCATCGGTTGAGGATATTGAGGTCACAAGGGTTATCCGGCTTGCCGGAGAACTGCTTCAGATTCACCTTATCGATCACATTATTGTAGGAAGACCGGGAAGGTCCGTGAGCTTGAAGCGAAGAGACTTGCTGTGA
- a CDS encoding restriction endonuclease → MLEKDLLSVIRVSSFHVQMLLVRQLLDRLGYKHIQFMGRRERKEKTYLGGHEFTADDRLGLFNVQTVVKFVGQEVRVRMLDELAGVVRRTGSDYGILIATHGLTRSAELHLGSHEPLRIRVVTGPEFARLLIQHKIGVRDVPTLQVDEPFFRHLDRMSRQVSRFIEAVK, encoded by the coding sequence ATGCTGGAGAAAGACCTTCTCTCCGTTATTCGTGTGTCCTCATTCCATGTGCAGATGCTGCTCGTTCGGCAACTGCTCGACCGGCTGGGATACAAACACATCCAGTTCATGGGTCGGCGTGAGCGCAAGGAGAAAACCTACCTTGGTGGGCACGAGTTCACCGCCGATGATCGCCTCGGGCTCTTCAACGTCCAGACGGTTGTCAAGTTCGTTGGCCAGGAAGTCCGCGTTCGAATGCTCGATGAACTGGCTGGAGTTGTGCGGCGCACCGGTTCCGACTACGGAATCCTCATCGCAACCCACGGACTCACTCGCTCTGCTGAGCTTCACCTAGGCAGCCACGAGCCGCTTCGCATTCGCGTGGTGACCGGGCCTGAGTTTGCACGGCTCCTCATTCAGCACAAGATTGGGGTTCGAGACGTTCCTACCCTTCAGGTGGATGAGCCGTTCTTCCGCCACCTCGACCGGATGTCTCGCCAGGTCAGCCGCTTCATCGAAGCTGTGAAGTGA
- a CDS encoding AAA family ATPase, which produces MGSGKRKKAETDEGPPGLSGIPADTCEKLPSILIFGEPSVSNIQIQEHFIHSDPFHPAGNITGTSLFRLQGPLLHEAILRALSLNTQPRVWEDRTKWRLANRIEPLTTVYGPTKYDGGVDALKNNGGTGRSKLLGWFDERSLLYDSYAISAQPRTTADRRERSWRITGSRHVSHPETLSGYTHGDIPNEYSANLLLIDSSCLTTGLASSIPELVAKNLKKPGIVLIKVENRSNSGPIGSDVVRDLNNHILDLLGKSDLAHRTLIMVTAQDLRLQDYSISKFLSWERTVQTAIESLKIIQEELRTSLATGQRGLSTRHFLFLGKARHIAVSISPDAVLYIHCDEAGKVLSTDIFAHPGEVEEEMFGRSSGRTRGYDTIVLCSIAHHLALATETASKTDSLATTQYRDALRLGIERGLHAARFTHLHGYSDVEQSSLSHILSLSPLSKHSEVGPVLDIEQPFLAHSQSRAPLHYPVDSIAAIINSGTIDAATWSPSSLMPLATIVCDQLIPLALELCAEDSWNDRYPNIDRYEACFFAGCAILSLSKGALPKGGRLLSLIRNRFGTLGPNHELVQSSQRSESDPKPDPTYLKAVGELIQRLLLLDGGEDSQERLLAVSEALKGELQRFTRTQAAKEAYALLLEQFEDRLSRASTQGQTASWFNAGFEATKEHFDAVEEHRKTRSYPKKYTEALFVYAKGRLQQLEQSMRSNLLEDIKSMCNRLRLDYEDSSGIRRMSVSPRVLTAIQSRLTESIAINQKSTPILKSAHFDSTWWSFLGEHITAGETSVGDQPTEQMLTIAEEHIRSSGAESRRIGIPYAQFGNFFTLSRSEIEAVRDLVSLIRTYVQLVSDPNVNVSRPLNLAVFGPPGAGKSYAVTALVKSLSSNKISASPKIFNLSQAKSPADLSEALHAVRDVGLTGKIPLVFWDEYDSTFQGEEFGWLRYFLAPMWDGQFQEGQQIHPIGPAIFVFAGSRFTSQLSLETAMVLDQEGLLDSSDCPSELTLFDGFKAAKGMDFKSRLLGSLDISDVNAREGLPHVLKYARLQLERKSTSDRTGEPLRSDSGLGRDLDPGWKLYYIFKRAILIKSEINRFFPGLEEYSPSVLQAFLQTRRYHHGARSLSALIQMSDLARVRFFDASALPGDNQLRLHVDPADFESFFRHAHYRNI; this is translated from the coding sequence ATGGGCAGTGGTAAAAGGAAAAAGGCCGAAACAGATGAGGGTCCGCCGGGACTATCCGGAATCCCTGCGGATACGTGCGAAAAGCTTCCGTCGATTCTTATCTTCGGGGAGCCATCAGTCTCAAATATCCAAATTCAGGAACATTTCATCCACTCGGACCCATTCCATCCTGCTGGGAATATTACTGGAACTTCCTTGTTCCGCTTGCAGGGCCCTTTGCTACACGAAGCCATCCTCCGAGCACTCTCATTAAATACGCAACCTCGAGTATGGGAAGATAGAACGAAATGGAGGTTGGCCAACAGAATTGAGCCACTTACCACGGTCTATGGGCCGACTAAGTACGATGGGGGAGTTGACGCACTGAAAAACAACGGCGGGACAGGCCGAAGCAAGCTCCTCGGATGGTTTGATGAACGGAGCTTGCTTTATGACTCCTATGCGATCTCAGCTCAGCCTCGTACAACTGCTGACCGACGCGAACGGTCCTGGAGAATAACCGGCTCGCGGCATGTTTCACACCCAGAAACCCTCTCCGGTTACACTCATGGCGATATCCCAAATGAATACTCTGCAAACCTACTGCTCATTGATAGTTCTTGCCTAACTACTGGTTTAGCCAGTTCCATACCTGAGCTTGTTGCTAAGAACCTTAAGAAACCAGGCATTGTTCTTATCAAAGTCGAAAATCGATCCAACTCCGGACCAATTGGGTCCGATGTCGTACGCGACCTGAATAACCACATTCTTGACCTCCTCGGAAAGAGTGACCTAGCTCATCGAACACTAATAATGGTGACAGCGCAGGATTTACGGCTGCAAGACTATTCGATCTCAAAGTTTCTTTCCTGGGAAAGGACCGTTCAAACAGCAATTGAATCCCTAAAGATCATCCAAGAAGAACTCAGGACGAGTCTAGCAACCGGTCAACGAGGCTTGTCCACGCGTCATTTTCTATTCCTTGGCAAAGCCCGGCATATTGCCGTAAGTATAAGTCCAGATGCAGTCTTGTACATCCATTGTGACGAGGCAGGTAAAGTCCTGTCTACGGACATTTTCGCTCATCCAGGTGAAGTGGAGGAGGAAATGTTCGGCCGGTCAAGCGGTCGAACGCGGGGCTACGACACCATTGTTCTTTGTTCAATTGCGCATCACCTAGCCCTCGCGACTGAGACTGCTTCCAAAACGGATTCTTTGGCAACCACACAGTATAGAGATGCCCTGCGCCTCGGCATCGAAAGGGGGCTTCATGCGGCACGTTTCACTCACCTGCACGGCTATTCAGACGTTGAGCAATCCTCATTGAGTCACATACTTTCGTTATCTCCCCTATCCAAGCACAGCGAAGTCGGGCCGGTCCTTGATATTGAGCAGCCGTTTCTCGCGCACTCGCAGAGCAGGGCACCTTTGCATTACCCAGTTGACTCTATTGCCGCAATCATCAACTCTGGCACGATTGATGCTGCGACGTGGAGTCCCTCGTCCTTAATGCCGTTGGCAACCATTGTATGCGACCAGCTGATTCCGCTTGCCTTAGAACTTTGCGCGGAAGATTCGTGGAATGATCGGTATCCAAACATAGATCGCTATGAGGCTTGCTTCTTCGCCGGGTGTGCAATCCTAAGCCTGTCAAAAGGGGCATTACCCAAGGGCGGTAGATTACTCAGCCTCATCCGAAACCGCTTTGGCACTCTTGGTCCGAATCATGAGCTAGTTCAGTCATCTCAACGAAGCGAAAGTGATCCTAAACCTGATCCCACCTACCTAAAGGCAGTTGGCGAGCTTATCCAGAGACTTTTATTGCTGGACGGTGGAGAGGATAGCCAAGAGCGTTTACTGGCTGTGAGCGAAGCACTAAAGGGAGAGCTTCAGAGATTCACTCGAACTCAAGCTGCAAAGGAGGCATACGCATTGCTACTGGAGCAATTTGAAGACCGACTGTCCCGCGCCTCAACTCAGGGGCAAACAGCTTCGTGGTTCAACGCTGGCTTTGAGGCGACAAAAGAGCATTTCGATGCTGTCGAAGAGCACCGGAAAACAAGGTCGTACCCCAAAAAGTACACTGAAGCACTGTTCGTTTATGCGAAAGGTCGCCTCCAGCAGTTAGAACAAAGTATGCGCTCAAACTTGCTGGAGGACATCAAGAGCATGTGCAACCGCCTTAGGTTGGACTATGAGGACTCATCAGGAATCCGTAGAATGTCCGTATCCCCTAGAGTACTCACGGCCATCCAAAGCAGGTTGACAGAGTCAATCGCGATTAACCAGAAATCAACTCCCATCCTTAAAAGCGCACATTTTGATTCGACATGGTGGAGCTTTTTAGGGGAGCATATAACGGCAGGCGAAACCAGTGTTGGCGATCAGCCGACTGAACAAATGCTCACTATTGCCGAAGAGCATATACGCTCCTCTGGAGCAGAGAGCAGACGTATCGGAATTCCTTACGCACAGTTTGGTAATTTCTTCACCCTAAGCCGATCCGAGATCGAGGCCGTACGAGACCTTGTGAGTCTTATTCGGACATACGTTCAACTGGTGAGCGACCCTAATGTAAACGTGAGTCGACCACTTAATCTTGCCGTTTTTGGCCCCCCAGGAGCAGGAAAGAGCTACGCCGTAACCGCACTAGTTAAGTCACTCAGCTCCAACAAGATATCGGCTTCGCCCAAAATATTCAACTTATCCCAAGCAAAATCACCTGCGGACTTGTCAGAGGCACTTCATGCTGTCCGGGACGTCGGGCTAACAGGCAAGATACCACTTGTGTTCTGGGATGAGTATGATTCTACTTTTCAGGGCGAAGAGTTCGGCTGGTTAAGATACTTTCTGGCTCCCATGTGGGATGGCCAGTTTCAAGAAGGGCAGCAGATTCATCCCATCGGACCTGCGATATTCGTATTCGCTGGAAGCAGGTTCACCAGTCAGTTGTCATTAGAGACCGCAATGGTTCTTGATCAAGAAGGTCTCCTAGATTCCAGTGACTGCCCTAGCGAATTGACACTCTTCGACGGCTTCAAGGCTGCAAAGGGGATGGATTTTAAGAGCAGGTTGCTAGGTAGCCTGGATATTTCTGACGTAAACGCGCGCGAGGGCCTGCCTCATGTTTTGAAATATGCTCGGTTACAGCTCGAGAGGAAGAGTACTTCCGATAGGACCGGAGAACCCCTTAGGAGTGACTCCGGCCTGGGTCGCGATCTAGACCCGGGATGGAAGCTCTACTACATTTTCAAGAGAGCCATCCTCATTAAAAGTGAGATTAACAGGTTTTTCCCTGGACTTGAGGAATACAGTCCGAGTGTCTTGCAAGCGTTCTTGCAAACGAGACGGTATCACCACGGAGCTCGGTCACTGAGCGCACTTATTCAAATGAGCGACCTGGCGAGAGTGCGATTCTTCGATGCTTCTGCACTGCCGGGCGACAATCAGTTGCGTTTGCATGTCGATCCAGCCGATTTCGAATCTTTCTTCAGGCATGCCCACTACCGAAATATTTGA
- a CDS encoding helix-turn-helix transcriptional regulator encodes MWQEPLRELRESRGLSQRELARKLDRTQAFVWKVEQGIQHLDIPTLIDMTRVLGTTASGLLQGVEAALTQS; translated from the coding sequence ATGTGGCAGGAGCCCCTGCGCGAGCTTCGAGAATCCCGGGGGCTGTCCCAGCGTGAGCTCGCGAGGAAGCTCGACCGAACTCAGGCGTTCGTCTGGAAAGTCGAGCAGGGCATACAGCATCTGGACATTCCGACACTGATTGATATGACGAGGGTCCTTGGCACAACAGCTTCTGGGCTGCTCCAAGGGGTTGAAGCAGCCTTAACGCAGTCCTAG
- a CDS encoding replication-relaxation family protein produces MQLTERDRKLVFEIAMSHVLSRDQILSLGLFGSVTRVNTRLRTLRELGLVRRLETPYFNGSLFVPGVNAPQVLDANAANLIRTRQPSPRFLRHALCVTNIRLALAARGAYEWRFEPMLWRSFEHQGRTLEVRPDGMAISPKGALLVECDLGHTSPLKFEQKLAVYHEFLGGGHANQLWGINDFNLLTITTGNLRASTLRRCPPKVCAYGYLVQTFEQIGAGMVGGWS; encoded by the coding sequence ATGCAGCTCACCGAACGGGACCGAAAGCTCGTTTTTGAGATCGCGATGAGCCATGTACTTTCTCGGGATCAAATCCTATCACTCGGCTTGTTTGGCTCTGTAACGCGCGTAAACACGAGGCTCCGAACCCTTCGCGAACTTGGGTTGGTACGGCGTCTTGAGACACCGTATTTCAACGGCAGTTTGTTTGTGCCGGGAGTGAACGCTCCACAAGTGTTAGATGCTAACGCGGCGAACCTGATTCGCACAAGACAACCGTCGCCGCGGTTTCTTCGACATGCGCTTTGCGTAACCAATATTCGACTGGCGCTTGCCGCTCGGGGTGCCTACGAGTGGCGATTTGAGCCGATGCTCTGGCGAAGCTTTGAGCACCAAGGTCGGACTCTTGAAGTCCGGCCAGACGGCATGGCCATCAGTCCCAAAGGTGCGCTTCTTGTTGAGTGCGACCTCGGGCACACTTCACCCTTGAAGTTTGAGCAGAAGCTCGCCGTGTATCACGAGTTTCTGGGCGGCGGACATGCCAACCAACTCTGGGGCATCAACGATTTCAACCTCCTCACCATTACGACTGGCAATCTTCGAGCCTCTACGCTTCGTAGGTGCCCCCCAAAAGTCTGCGCTTACGGCTACCTCGTGCAAACGTTCGAGCAGATTGGCGCGGGAATGGTGGGAGGTTGGAGCTAA
- a CDS encoding helix-turn-helix domain-containing protein codes for MTTNTTHPEKLAYTVKEVAAMLSLSRSHLYELIQARKIDTIKIGRARRITRKQLDHYVRQQESQVD; via the coding sequence ATGACGACAAACACCACCCATCCAGAAAAACTCGCCTACACCGTCAAGGAGGTGGCGGCGATGCTCTCACTGAGCCGCTCCCACCTCTACGAACTGATCCAGGCTCGTAAGATCGACACGATCAAGATCGGACGGGCACGTCGGATCACGCGAAAACAACTCGACCACTACGTCCGTCAACAGGAATCCCAGGTTGATTGA
- a CDS encoding helix-turn-helix domain-containing protein — translation MDQRTLSTHFGKAVRALRSERGFSQEGFADAVSVHRTTMGMIERGKAVVSIFTAYRIAVALEITLADLFEKVAAQSD, via the coding sequence ATGGATCAACGGACGCTTTCGACCCACTTCGGGAAGGCTGTCCGTGCCCTGCGTTCCGAGCGCGGATTTTCTCAGGAAGGATTTGCCGATGCAGTCAGCGTACACCGGACGACAATGGGAATGATTGAGCGTGGCAAAGCGGTTGTCAGCATTTTCACCGCTTATCGAATCGCCGTTGCCCTGGAGATCACGCTTGCTGACCTGTTCGAAAAGGTCGCGGCGCAATCGGACTGA